From the genome of Desulfonatronum thiosulfatophilum:
TCCCGGGCGTGGCTTTGGGGGCGGCCCACGGCATCAAGAGCCGGCAAAATGGTTCGCGGCAGAAACACCCGCTGGTAGGTTTCTTCCAGAAAGGGGATGCATCCGGGATGGGCCCAAACCTGCAACCCCTCGTCCTCCCGCAAATGCCGGAACCAGACCGGAATCCGTTGATCGCCGTCCTGTTCGGTCCGCGTGATCGTTGCCAGCAACTCGAAGCCGTGCCTGGACAAGTCCAGTCCTGAAGGCGTGCCGTCCGGATTGCTGAACAGGCAGGAAACCTTGCTCCGGGCCAGAGCCAGAAGCATATGCTCCAGCAGGGGCGCAAGGCCCTGGTCGCAGGCGTCCAGCAGCCAGGGGCCGCTGAACGTCACGCTTTTTTCGGACATGTACTCCCAAAAGAGGAGGCCTCGAACCCGGTCCGCATCGTCCAGGGCCACGCTGACCTGCAGTTCTCCGTTCGCGGCCCTGTCCATGATTTTGCCGGGAAAAGCAATCCAGGGCGGCAGTTCCCGGGCTTGGAAGCGCCCCAAAAGCCGGGCGCAGCCGTGGGCGATACGATGATAATCCGTGACGGCCTCCACCCGCACCGGAGCGCACGGCAGGTCCTTCCCGCCCTGCTGTGGGGAGGTCCGTGCATACACGTGATCCTGGCGCAAGGTCAGAAACAGTTGCCCGCCAACCCTGGAAACATGCAGGCCGTCGCTCATCCGCGAGGCCAGCACCAGAGGCAGGGCATGATCATCTTCTTCGCCTGGGTCGGCTCCGGCCACGATATTCATGGCCGAGAGGTCCAGGCTGTCGGCGGCCAGGGTAAACGTGGCCGATACCGCGCCGGGGGCCTGTCCCAGCGATATCTGCACGGCCTCGCCGGGCAGCACCCGGGCCAGATACAGGAGCACTTCCTCCATGGACATGGCCAGGCGCAGCCCCTTTTCCCGGGCCAGCCCGAAAATCCGGGCCGCGTTTTCAGCCGCGGATTGCAGCAGGGGCGCCCAGTCCGCCTCGGCGGGTACGGCCAAGGTTATGGATTTGTTGTGTTGGGGGGCGGTCATGGTGGCAAGCCTCTTGGAGAAATCGTCTCAACCAGCCATCGCTTGCCATAAAACCTGAAACTTGCAAAGGATTATATGTGGGGCTGACAAGTCACTCACCCCCGCCGTTCACTGCGCTTCATGAACCTCAGTTGGATAGTTGCCTTTGATCAAGTGCAAGGTGCCAGACGTTCATGCTTTCCAGTCCGCCGGCGATATGGGTGTTGTTGGGCAGGGTTCCGCCGAAGGCGTACCCGGCCCTGGCAAAGGTGATGTTCATGCCGTAGGACCCGGCCCGGGCGATGGTGTACAGGGTGGCAAGGCCTTCCGCCCGCATTCGGTCTTCCATGTGCTTGAGGAGAATACCGGCCAGCTTGCGGCCCCTGTATTCCGTCAGGGTGGCGAAATCGGTCATTTCCGCGGCCCCTATTTCCAGATCCATTTCCGCTGATGCCAGGGCCGCCAGGCGGCCCTGGATCAGAATTCCGTAGTACTGCACGTCGCCGGCCATGGCTTGACGCAGATAGTCCGGGTCAAAGACGGGAAACGGGTAGGAGTCGAACACGTTCCGATAGAGTGCAGCCATTGCATCGGCCTGATAGGGGTGCATGCGGACGATGTGAGCATTATCGGGCAGCGGCGGCGGGGTGAGCTGCGTACTGAGTCCGGCCTTTTTTCGGGAAACGGCCAGCACGGTCCGCAGTTCGTCGAGATTGCAGGGATGCTTGCGCCAGTCCGCGAAGTAGCGGCCCATGAATACCCCGCCTTCCCGGCCGTTGAACAAGCCGGGCACATGGGCCTCGGCGACGTATCCGGCGCGTGTAAACCGGGAAGCGACGTTTTCCGGGACCTTGGCGAAGATCTTGGTGTACCCGTTTTCCCGAGCCAGCGTCTCCAGCCTGGAAAGAACGGTGGTCTCTTCCCGCGGCGCCAGGTGCATCAGGTAGGCCCGTTCGTTCAACGGACCGTGCTGGACCAGGGAATTTCCAATGTGCTCGAGACTGTCTGCTGCATGCGCGGCCGACGGACTAAGCGACATTGTTTTTGGTCTCCGTCATGCTGTCGCGGCGATCCATGCGCGGATTGTCGCTGGGGGTCAGGCTGCATGTATCGTCCCAATCCGCCAGCAGCTTCTCGATGCCCACGCACTGCTCGATGCCGTCGTCTTCCTTGAGCTGGAGATTGCAGGCGTCGCATTTGCGATCGCAAAACTGGGCCTCGTAGCTTTCCGGCTCGGCATAGGTGGTGATCACGCCTTCGAAATTGCGCAGCACGACCTTGTTCGCGCCCCAGGAAACGACATAATTGGGCATGACCGGGATCTTTCCGCCGCCGCCGGGCGCGTCGATGACGTAGGTGGGTACGGAAAACCCGCTGGTGTGGCCGCGCAGACTTTCCACGATCTCGATGCCCTTGCCCACGGGGGTCCGAAAATGTTCCAGCCCTTCGGAAAGGTCGCACTGGTACAGGTAGTATGGACGAACCCGGTTCTTGACCAGCTTCTGGTTCAGGGTGCGGATCAGCCGCTGGCAGTCGTTGACGCCGGCCAGCAGGACGCTCTGGTTGCCGAGGGGAATTCCGGCATCGGCCAGACGGGCCAGGGCGGCGCGGGATGAGGCGGTCATTTCCCGGGGGTGGTTGAAATGCGTGTTCAGCCAGAGGGGATGATGCTTTTTTAGCATGCGCACCAGGTCGTCGGTAACCCGGTACGGCAGGACCACGGGCATGCGTGTGCCGATGCGCACCACTTCCACGTGGTCGATCAGGCGCAACTCGCCCAGGATCCAGTCCAGGCGCTCGTCGGAAAGCATCAGCGGATCGCCGCCGGAAAGCAGAACATCCCGGACCTGGGGCGTTTTTCGGATATAATCCAGCCCCTGAAGCAGATCCTTCTTGCCGGCCATCTCGGCCGTATCGGTGTCTCCCACCTTGCGCTTGCGCGTGCAGTGGCGGCAGTACATGGAACAGACATTGCTGATATGAAACAGGACCCGGTCCGGATAGCGATGGGTTATGCCCGGCGCGGGACTGTCCTCATCCTCGTGCAGCGGGTCGGTCATGTCGTGGCGTCCGACAAGCAACTCCTTGGGAGAAGGGAACGCCTGCCGGAAAACGGGGTCGTTCTCGTAGTCGTTGGGATCGATGAGGGAGAGATAGTATGGGGTGACGGACATGGGGAACTTGTCCGTCGTCTGGGCGAAAGCCCGGCGTTGCAGTTCCGGAAAGCGTACCCCCAGCAAGCTCTCAAAGGTGTCGACATCCCTGATCGAATTGCGGATATGCCACTTCCAGTTGGTCCACTGGGATTTCCAATCGACAGCTTTTCCGAGGTTGCGGTTTTCAGGATACGCCCCGATGACGTTGAGAGCTTTTCGGGAACTATTTGCGGACACGTCAAGTGCCGAATCATTGATCATCTGTGTTGCGACAGCCTGTTGCCGCTCGCTGAGTTGGTACATTTTCCTCCCTGGTTACAGTTTCGAGGACACGTGCTTGACGTGCCTTTTGACAACCGTCTGAATTAAACAGGCCTGGAACGGGAGGACAAGGGGGGAAAACGGGCAGATATCGGGTATTTCTTGATACCCGATCAGAACATAACCAATCAGTGTTCTTGGTTTTGTTGGCGCAGAAAGGAGTAAAGCGAAACCTTGCGACCCTTGAGGCCGAGTTTGCGGCGAATATTTTTGCGGTGGGTTTGAACGGTGTCGAAGGAAGTGTTCAAAAATTCGGCGATATCCCTGGTGCTGCTGCCCAAGCGGATCAAATTGCAGATCTCGATTTCGCGCTGGGTGAGCTTGAGCATCAGACGGGAAGTGCCGCCGCCGAGACTGCCCGTGCCTCGGGGAGCAGCGTCGGCGGAAAGCTCCTCGATACGCGCTTCGATCATCTGCTTGAGCGTGTCGCGCATTTCGGGAGAGTTTTCCCGGGCCATCCGCTCCAGCGCGGGAAGAACGTCCGTGCGGATTTCCCGGATTACGTCCTCGCGAGCTTTGTCTTTTTCCTCTTCCGAGGAGCGAACCACGTTGCGCAACGCCAAGCTCATCCCCTCCACCTCGGCCCGCTTGCGGCGCAGCCCTTTTTCCAGGAGCGTCTGAGCGGACAAATCCCGCAGGACCATATGATATAATACAACACCGTGCAGATCGATCCGCCAGAGGCTTATCTCCACCGGAAGCGGCGCTCCTCGCGCGTCCAGGCAGGTCTTGCGCGACGTCCAGCGCGCTCCGTCCTTGAGCCGGGAGAGCTTCTGCGTGATCCGCTCCCGGTCATCCGGGCAGAACAAGGACTGCACCGAACGGCCGATCAATCC
Proteins encoded in this window:
- the ablB gene encoding putative beta-lysine N-acetyltransferase yields the protein MSLSPSAAHAADSLEHIGNSLVQHGPLNERAYLMHLAPREETTVLSRLETLARENGYTKIFAKVPENVASRFTRAGYVAEAHVPGLFNGREGGVFMGRYFADWRKHPCNLDELRTVLAVSRKKAGLSTQLTPPPLPDNAHIVRMHPYQADAMAALYRNVFDSYPFPVFDPDYLRQAMAGDVQYYGILIQGRLAALASAEMDLEIGAAEMTDFATLTEYRGRKLAGILLKHMEDRMRAEGLATLYTIARAGSYGMNITFARAGYAFGGTLPNNTHIAGGLESMNVWHLALDQRQLSN
- a CDS encoding LuxR C-terminal-related transcriptional regulator; translated protein: MTPSQKLTTISRKRPAPEPVRNLSAVVRAFKDYVFFTDQSGRIRDTGNDKKSFFQGGVEGRLFWEVLGLPVHGLKQTLDRFQPGRVHEIGAPMGKGTFSLRIIALPDADPSPGYVVIATDNRPIVLLKEMYKERIGDNIQALDNSIRLFGAIFDGVQDPMVLLAQDHALHAVNPKAIELLDPEGKGLIGRSVQSLFCPDDRERITQKLSRLKDGARWTSRKTCLDARGAPLPVEISLWRIDLHGVVLYHMVLRDLSAQTLLEKGLRRKRAEVEGMSLALRNVVRSSEEEKDKAREDVIREIRTDVLPALERMARENSPEMRDTLKQMIEARIEELSADAAPRGTGSLGGGTSRLMLKLTQREIEICNLIRLGSSTRDIAEFLNTSFDTVQTHRKNIRRKLGLKGRKVSLYSFLRQQNQEH
- the ablA gene encoding lysine 2,3-aminomutase is translated as MYQLSERQQAVATQMINDSALDVSANSSRKALNVIGAYPENRNLGKAVDWKSQWTNWKWHIRNSIRDVDTFESLLGVRFPELQRRAFAQTTDKFPMSVTPYYLSLIDPNDYENDPVFRQAFPSPKELLVGRHDMTDPLHEDEDSPAPGITHRYPDRVLFHISNVCSMYCRHCTRKRKVGDTDTAEMAGKKDLLQGLDYIRKTPQVRDVLLSGGDPLMLSDERLDWILGELRLIDHVEVVRIGTRMPVVLPYRVTDDLVRMLKKHHPLWLNTHFNHPREMTASSRAALARLADAGIPLGNQSVLLAGVNDCQRLIRTLNQKLVKNRVRPYYLYQCDLSEGLEHFRTPVGKGIEIVESLRGHTSGFSVPTYVIDAPGGGGKIPVMPNYVVSWGANKVVLRNFEGVITTYAEPESYEAQFCDRKCDACNLQLKEDDGIEQCVGIEKLLADWDDTCSLTPSDNPRMDRRDSMTETKNNVA